Proteins co-encoded in one Rudaeicoccus suwonensis genomic window:
- the rsmH gene encoding 16S rRNA (cytosine(1402)-N(4))-methyltransferase RsmH, with amino-acid sequence MSPDRGAAADRHAPVLRDRITELLTPALQRDGAVFVDGTLGMGGHTEAILAAFGGVTVYGVDRDTEALALAGERLSSYGDRFRPVHAVYDEAFDDLAALGVGQVDGVLFDLGVSSLQLDETDRGFAYSVDAPLDMRMDQSAGRTAADVLNTYPQDQLERILREFGEERFARRIAGAIVSERWAEPFTNSGRLVELLREAIPAASQRTGGHPGKRTFQALRIEVNAELQVWREALPRAIDALAVGGRVAVLSYHSLEDRITKQTLHAGATSTAPPGLPVELPEHAPYLRLITRGAEQPDDDEIETNPRAASARLRVAERIRSTKGSNR; translated from the coding sequence ATGAGCCCCGACCGCGGGGCCGCCGCCGACCGGCACGCACCGGTGCTGCGCGACCGCATCACCGAACTTCTCACTCCCGCGCTCCAGCGTGACGGCGCCGTCTTCGTCGACGGAACCCTCGGCATGGGCGGACACACCGAGGCGATCCTGGCGGCATTCGGCGGCGTGACCGTCTACGGCGTCGACCGCGACACCGAAGCCTTGGCGCTGGCGGGGGAGCGGCTGTCGTCATACGGCGACCGGTTTCGTCCGGTGCACGCCGTGTATGACGAAGCCTTCGACGACCTGGCCGCACTCGGGGTGGGCCAGGTCGACGGGGTGTTGTTCGACCTCGGTGTCTCCTCGCTGCAACTGGACGAAACCGACCGCGGCTTCGCCTACAGCGTCGACGCGCCCCTGGACATGCGCATGGACCAGAGCGCCGGACGGACGGCAGCGGACGTCCTCAACACCTATCCGCAGGACCAGCTCGAACGCATCCTGCGCGAGTTCGGTGAGGAGCGCTTCGCCCGGCGGATCGCCGGTGCGATCGTCAGTGAGCGCTGGGCCGAGCCGTTCACCAACTCCGGGCGGCTGGTCGAACTCCTGCGTGAGGCGATTCCAGCGGCCTCACAACGCACCGGCGGCCACCCGGGCAAGCGCACCTTCCAGGCCCTGCGGATCGAGGTCAACGCCGAACTGCAGGTATGGCGCGAGGCCCTCCCGCGTGCGATCGACGCGCTCGCGGTCGGTGGACGCGTTGCGGTGTTGTCGTACCACTCACTGGAGGACCGCATCACCAAGCAGACGCTGCACGCCGGCGCCACCAGCACCGCGCCTCCCGGACTGCCGGTGGAACTGCCGGAGCACGCGCCATACCTGCGGTTGATCACCCGCGGCGCCGAACAACCCGATGACGACGAGATCGAGACCAATCCGCGCGCAGCCTCAGCGCGGCTGCGTGTTGCCGAACGTATCCGTTCCACGAAGGGATCGAACCGATGA